Within the Gimesia sp. genome, the region TCGCCGGGAATGAGCGTCCGTCCCTCGGTTTCGCCCTCAAAACGGAGTACGGCTGACCCCGAGAGCAGAACCACCCATTCGGCGTGTTCCTGATCGTACCACTGTCCTTCCCGCGTGGACTGCCCGGTCGAAACAATGCGTTCCACCCGGCAGGACTGACCCCGGAAGAGGTGTTCGAAGAGCTCCTCGGTTGGGGGTGTGGCTTGCGGCGTGAGCAGGTTGGTGATTTCAGGAATCATGGCGGTACCTTGCAGGGGGCGAAAGGGGACGGAGTTGAATCTTCCTTCTGTTTTACTTTACGGGAGGCGGGGCGGGGTCACAACCGTGGATTTTTTCTATCACGAAAAACGCGAAAGACACGAAAAGGTTCGGGTGGGATTGCTGGAAAGTGGGGGCTCTCAAATGAAGGAAACCGAACCGGGGGTGGTCTCGGATGTAATCCGATATTGCCGGAGGCAACAGGAGGTTGGAGGGGGATTATCATGTGGTCAGTGGACGTACCTCATTTTAAGGTTAATAGTGTTGGTAGCTCTGTTATGAATTGTTCTGGTGAGCTGCAACCTCCTGTTCGCTGCGCTCACCCCGAATTGCATTCGGGGCTACCCTTTTTATACCCAC harbors:
- a CDS encoding cupin, with translation MIPEITNLLTPQATPPTEELFEHLFRGQSCRVERIVSTGQSTREGQWYDQEHAEWVVLLSGSAVLRFEGETEGRTLIPGDAVNIPAHCLHRVEATAVDQESVWLAIHYEPVENG